GAGAACAAGATGCAAGGCTCTGCAGGAGGGGCAGCTGTCTCTACACTTGACAGTGGTTCCATTATCTGTAAAGCCCCCTCCTCATGGGTTGGGGAAAAAGGTAGGAAGCTATCACCCTCCTCTTGAAATCCAACTTCTGCAGCCACTATAGGTGTTGTTAGCTCGAGGCTAGCAGGCTCCTTCTGAACAGAGGGACCTCCAGGCCCTGAAATGCTAAGGGCTGAAGGGGACTCCAGTTGCCCCTCAGATTTTTTCCCATTagtttgggaatcactggagTCACAAAGGCCGGAAGAGCACCCCAAAGCCTCAGGTTCATCTTCCTCCCCTCTCCTGTTCTGCTCTTGTGACCCTGTCTCCTCAGAAGCCCCTTTGTGTCTGAGATTCTCTACCCCTAATTCTGTTTCCAAAAGAACAGTGTCTTCAGCCTCCTGAATGGGAGACTGGGGAGGAGATCCCAGTCTCCTCTCACCCAGCTCAACAGGCTGGTTAGAGAAGGACCACTCAAAGGACTGGGACAGGCTCCAGTTGGACTCTCCCCCTGACGAAAATGGATGGCCCCCTCCACTTGGCAAAACTGCCAAGGATCCTCCCAACTCTTCCCTGACTGTGTTTTTATGCTGTGGCTGCACCACTCCCTCTGAGGCACGCCGGAGGCCCAGCTTAGAGAGTTGGGGGTCTTCATTAAGAAAGGGCATCTGCACTTGATTCCTGAGGAGCTCAtggtccccagagagtacagagGGGACTTGTTTATTGGTGGGGGAGCCAGGGGGCTGATCAGAACCTACATGGTACTCAGAAGTACTTGGGGAACCAGGGGACTCAGACATTTGAAGCAAATTCTGTTGGGGAGCTGGGCCATGGTCACCATGAGCATGGGTGAAACTGGCAGACTGTCTAGGGAGAAGAGAGACATCAGGGTCTCTTCTAGTGAGGTCTGAAATACCTGAAATTATGGGGTGCCCTGTCAAGGTTTTAAATGAAATGCTGGGGCATTCTGGAGGCACGGGATCTGGAAGGGCTGGAGGAGAACCTGGAGACTGGGTAACACTAAGAGAGCTGCAGACAGGAGATCTGAGAGGTCCAAGAGGTGCATCAGGGGATCCTGGTGGAAACTGAGCTTTAATGCTCGAGATAGCTGCTGGAATATATGGGGAACCTGGGGCTTGGGCTGCTTCAGCAGCGGCACTTGGAGACCCAGGTGTGAATCCAGATGAGAACTCAGAGAGGGGTTGATAGGTCTGGGGGACAGAAAGAGCAAGAGAAGGGAAGAATTGATTTTTTACAAAAATGTCTTCATCCATGAAACATACTAAGCATCCCCCACTTACAACATGGTATTGATTCCTATCCCCAAACTGtatggaataaataaatgcactccCCCAATCCTGCCCTCATCACTTGAATCAGCCTGTTCCATTTCTACATGATGGAGGTCAACCCCATAATCTGGAAAACCTGCTTCCACCCTCCCAACCAAATCTTCTCACAATCATTAATGCCAGAACGAAATGAAATGCAAAGagtgaaggaagaagggaaagacaGAAGCCAAAGAAACAAGCCAAGCTGCCACAGTAAAACCAAGGTTGTGTGCCCCACCCCAGGCTCCTTTCCAGCAGACCTACAATAAAGGAGAAACAAAGCCAAGCTAGGTAATCACACTCAATGAGCTGAAAGCCTTTCTCACCCTCTCCTTCCCTGGGAGAGGCAAAAGAAGTTAATCATTACCATCACCCACCTCAAACAAGGAATAAGAAGAGGTTGTGCTTTAGCTGTTTGTGGATTTGGCCCCAGGCCAAGGAGTTAGGAATTGCTTCATACATAGGTCACTGAACTGTGTGCATTGAGTCACAGCTTCTCCCTTGCCTCCAGCTAAGAGCCAGAACTCTGAACTAACCCTTCAAGCTTAGCCTAGGTTAGACTCGCATTAGCTAGTTAACCCAGCTGAAAACCCAAGCTAAGTTGTTTTGTTTGAATGGCTGAAGGATCATGGATCCACATCTCTGGCTTTCTTGCTGGAGATGTGTTTTTTGAAAATAAGCATTGAGAAAGTTATGGAGGGCTACATGCTAGGCTCACTGGCGAGAAGCATTAATAAATTTTCCCATGCCATGTAAGGTGAAATAGGTAAGTTTTCAAAAATCTCATGTTGATCTGTCAGAAACTGACCACCTTTGAAGAGCTAAGGCTGAATATTTCAGATCACAAAGTATCAGTCACTGGGCAAGTGAGTATACTAGATTTTTACAATGGTGTGCCCTGCAAGTTTTAGCCTGAGAAACCCAGTAGAGGTGCATGATTGTGCACTGTTTGCTTAGGTTACCAATCTCTTCTTGACGACAAGCATTAGTAGAGAAAGGAGACACGCACCCTACAGAGGGGGAGCCTGGAAGGAGAGAGGTGGCAGATACCCCTGAGACAGAGGACAGCCAGGAAGGAGAGAGCTCAGCGGAGGAATTGCCGTGCTGCAGATAACTCACACCAGGAGGAGATGATGGACTGCTATTTCCAAGTTGGCCTCCATCGCAGCTCATACTAGGTCGACTGGAGCTGCCGGAAGAAAGATATGCCACCATACAGGTATGATTATAACGGAGAacaagcatatttatttatttaacttatatgctgcccacactgcccaaaggtctctgggcggcgtacaacaattcaaatacagtaaaatattaaaatattcctAAGGACCCCTGTGCTATATCTGTCACAAAAGGGTTTTCTCCCTGACACATGCATTATCGACAAAAAACGGGCAAAAGATTCTTTTCTACACATGCCCAGTCCAAATGAAGCAACTCTTCCcctaaatggaaaaatacaaaagCTTCTAGACTAGAGATGGTGGTAATCACATACGAATactcccccacaggtgcagaccGACCTCTCACCATTCCGCCGCTGCCACAGGCTTCAcaatcccttcctatcactccagagctcacaatggattagccactctttgacctggcagagagactcatcatccagccttctgccaggagtggttaaTTTATtgcaagctctggagtgataggaagggagcatggagcccaCAGTGGCAGCAGACaggtgagtggttggtctggccccagggggccagaccctcgttatctgcacatGTGGgggtatattcgtatttgtttatgaatacccccatttctattCTAGACCTCACTAAAAGCTCCAGGCAGCATCATGTTCTGTGCAAAAGAGTTCCTTCTTCCTGATAAATTACTCAGCTGCAATATAAGACCCGAAAATTGCCTTGATTCACAATGCTATCCTGGGatttggaaaagacaacaatgagAAATGGGCCCAATTCTAGTCATGATAGGGCAGAGGAAGACCACACTGAATTGAATGAGATTTACtctcatgtgtatgtgtgtaggattgcagccttcaGTTGTGACATCCTTAGCTTCCATTTTTAAATCACAGGAATAATTAAATCACAGCTCTGTCAGAGCagtgtgagaaaaaaaaacaaccatccTCAAAACACACCTGGCACAGTACTTCCACTTCCCCAGCACTCAAATAGTTAGAACAATGGTGAATCTGTATCCCACATCAGTTGCACTTTGTGATACACCACAAAGCCAACAATCAAAAACTATAAAAATGGCCTATTAAAATTATCTGAAACTCACCTGTCCCTAGAAAGGAAGTCTAAGTTTCTCTCTGTTGCTCTTGCTGGTTGCTCAGGTTCAGGCACATGTTGACCATTTGAATTTGTGGTTTCCTCCTTATTCCTTGACAATCTGCTCTCTTCAACTTCACAAGAGACTTTGTAGACAGGATCCTCTGATTCAGCTCCTCCCTGTTCTCCTTCACTGGCATTTCTCTGGAATGTGGTATAACCCTTTGGCCCCAGATGAACAGCTGTGCCACCATCCTGGCTGAAGAAAGAACGCACCAGCCGAGGCCTTTCAGGGCTGTTCGGCCCCTCCTTGTTGGGCTTCTCTATCTTGGCTAAGATCTCCTCCACCGTGGTGCCAGGAAAACGCTCTGGCTTGGCTGCTACTAGCACTGGTTTCACTTTGAAGGGAGCAGTACTCTTGCGTACAGTGCAAGATTCTCCACATTCTCTGCCAGAAGTTCCCTCCATGGCAGCGGGTTCCCTTGCAGGCCcagcagcttctccatcttctccacATGGCTTAACCATAGTGGAAAATGGAGACAAAACCTCCTTCCCATTGGTTGCCTCTTTTGGAGGGGACTTCAGGCTAAAAGACAGGCGTTTAACAGAACTGCCAGCCCCACTGCTGTATGGTTTTGGCCCAGCCAATAAATTGATCTTTTCAGCAGACGGCACCTCAGAGAGAGTCTGACGCAGTCCAGGAACAGGTTTCACTGGCACAGCTGGTTTTGGCAACACACAAGGTTTGGGTTTCACAGGTGGCTTTGGACGGGCATCCCCTGAAAAAAAAGTTGGGAAAGCTTTTAACACAGAGCTCAGCCTCAACACTTAGAAGCTAAATTACATGGATCCAAGATGGGAATCTAACACCTaaacactaaaataaaataaaataattttttttgtattcatTCCAAACTTTTTCTCAAGAGACAGACTGCAGCCAATGCCTGATATTGACAAAGTGTTTACCTATCCAGTGTCTACCTCCTAACAGCACTTTCTTTGATTCCAGAAACACAGAGCCCTACATCCTGTTCCAAcccttccttttttcattttctttgataGCTAGGCTTGATCACAAGCTAGGTTAGCCTACCATCAAGCATAAAGAACATCAGCTATTTCATTCCAACGCTATAGCCATCACTAGACCAAATTTGGAAGGGGGAATGAGGTTTTGTGAACAGGTATAAAACTGAATGGCCAGTGAGAGGCACTGTGGGAGGTTCACTGAGGTAAGCAAGTCAAACTTCTCTCGAGGAACTCATACAAATCATTTATATTTAATGGGATATGTGTTCAGTTACACTTCTACATACTTATCATCATCCATGTTCACCTCCAATTAATTATGCAAACATAACTTGAGCTGGACTAGAGCAAGCTGGTCTTGCAGTGTTGTGCTGATAAGTAAAGGATCTGACAGCACAGTAGTGACATATGGAGCACAGTCTGGTTCAGCAAGCAATAAAGATGCATTCCTTTTTCTCTTAGGTGGATACACGTTGTTGCTGCAGCAGCATGTTCACTATATGATCCCCAGTTGTCCGCAATCACACAAAAAGAAAATCCCTCATACTGTGCCAAAGCCGCAGCACAGTGTCACTTCTCAGCCAAGGAGACGGGTTGTGCATTGCATTGCACCCCTAGAAAATTCACTTTGATCATCAAAACTGGATTGTACAAACAGCACTGTTCATACCATATATCACTGAATACATAGCCTCATAGCATACAACATATGCTGGTTGGTTCCTGTCAATCTTTCCACAAAAAGCTCTTTTAAGGACTAAACCAAGCCTAGAAGGAAGTGTTTAAATCATAAAGTGCAAGTCACTTAAGTTCTATCACCTTCTCAAGTTACAGACTAATGTCTCAGGACATACCTCTCTCAGGGCTGCTAGATGGCTGTTTGGGTTCCCTGCGGCCATTGGCAGCAGAACAGGGAAACGAGTAGGACTTAGGATCCATCACATCACCAGGCAGAGACTCTGAACTCAGCATATGTGCCAGTTCCTAGAATACAGAAAAAGCAGTTGAGGCAATATGCAAATTCAATAAAGAGATAGCCAAATTTTTTGTACCCAATATCAGCATGCCAGAGTTAACACCACAAAATACAAGTTTCCCCAACTTGCTTTCTTCCCTTGGATCCCCTTACTAACTCGGATGTGAAAagccctttttctctctcccgccCTTCCTGTGTTCCcactctctctcgcacacacacacgcacacacacacatatactcagAGACAGGGTCACAGTGGGCCACTCCCAGGGCAAGCTGGAACAAGGATGAAGAGAGCAGGTCTCCCACAAGCAGCCAGGCTATGACTCACACTGGTGGATGAGAATCTAGCCTTGCTCTTGCTCTACCCTGCACAGGACTGCCTCTGCTCCACCTCTGCCAAACCCTACCCCTCACTGACAACTTGTTCTCTCCCATCTCATGCCAGATTTGCCTTTCACACTCTcctgcttcctccttccttttgttCATTCCCCACCAACTTCCCCACAATAGCTTTTTCAGTCCaaacctcctttctcctttctgctccctcccttcttcatCCCTTCAAACAGCCTGATAGTTTCTGCTCTCAATCCGCCCCAGCTGCATATGCTCCCAACCCGGATATGCAGGGAGTAAACATCTGGAGTACTTCCCCCACCCCTCTCGATTTCTCAATTGCTTGGCACTGTCACTGGAATTCAGTGAGGTAAAGCTGGGGCCTGTGCCTGTCACCATGGCAACGGCCTCCCACTAGATTTCTAGAGAGGGCCAAAACCCTGGTTAAGAGGAGAAACAGCCAGCATCTTGGTTACAGAGACTGTGTGTTTCACAAACTGCTTCAAATGGCAATCATAGGGGTAATGTTCAAAAACAGAAGTCAACCCCAGAATAAAGCAAGGGGAACATTAATCAATAAAGCTCCCTGAGTATGAAAGAGATAGCTGAAATTAAAGCACAGCTACAAGGGTGCATATGGCTTCTTTCCTTAGTCTGCCTCTATACACAACAGAAATATATAAAAGTAACCAGAACTATTCAGCTGCACCTCATGAGCCAGGATGAGGGAAATTCAAAGCCAAACAGAGTGTCTTTGTAGGGAAAGGCAGACTAGACATCTCTGTTCTTGCTGCTCACACTCCCCCACCACCTAATTTTAGTAGTTCATTTCTACAAACCAAATAGTATCACAATTCTACCCCCTGACTTCTGCAAAGCTAATTCAAAGCACTGGTACACTGACATACTTGAGCCCAGGTCTtctgattattatgattattcaCTGTGCCTAACCTGGTGTTGTGCATCATATTGATTTCAACTTATGGAAACCCAGTaggttttcaaagtacagtatgtgaaacATTTAAGGACTGGTTTCACCCATGCCTCTGCCCAAAGAATTTCTATgatcaagcagggatttgagctcaagtttcctgagtcctaatctgacacGCTATTCACTAAActacactggttctcaacctACCTCTCAATGCCTAAAACATCTGCCCATAAACAGCTACTGTAGCTCAGTGACTTGGAGCATCAGCCTCTCCTGAGAGGAGCTAGCCAAGCTAACTCAATGTGTGTGGGGGTGATGGGTTTTATGTGCCCTGCCATCTCTGCAGCTTTGGACAAAATGCATGCCCCCAGAGCACCAACAGAGAGgttagtaaactacttctgattaACGTATACTAGAAAACTCTGGGTCACTGCAGTATGTCAGAAACAACTCAATAGCATAAAATTAATATTATTCGTCCATATATGTCTGCCTTCCTTCCCTTGATATTCCTGCTTTTTCCTTCATCTACCTTCTTGTTTTCATATTCTGGTCTTTCCTCATCTTAACTTCTTGCAACCCTAAGACATCATCCTATTTACCCCACTCAGTGCATATAATAGTTGTTTATGCTTTGAtgatcttaaaaataaataaatgttttaaaagtttctgtAATGCTCTCTAAGGGCTGCCCCTGCAAATAGTACAGAAGCTTCAGCATGCCCGTGATATGGTGGCCAGAGAAATTATAGGTACTAGTAGATTCTATTATATCTCTCCAGTTCTACTCTGTTTGCACTGGCTCCCTGTTTGCTTCCATGCTCAATTGAAGTTGCTGGTTTTGACCAACAAAGACATAAATGGCTTGCGACCTCAATATCTAATGGAACATCTCTCCTGAAACAATCTACCTATCGCTCCTCATTGTTGGTTAGGATGTTAGTATGGGGgttacatttttaatttaattatcttCATTTTAGCAGAGGACATTGTGTCACTTATATTACTATGTTATGTCTATCTGGAgttttttaatctgtttaattGCTTATTTCGTTGTTTTTTTGTAATATCATACCCTGG
The Pogona vitticeps strain Pit_001003342236 chromosome 1, PviZW2.1, whole genome shotgun sequence genome window above contains:
- the TNKS1BP1 gene encoding 182 kDa tankyrase-1-binding protein isoform X6 — its product is MNMHTVRESAASPPGPTSRSPVRSFQGRPQGCACLPACLRARRAVGTASQTELAHMLSSESLPGDVMDPKSYSFPCSAANGRREPKQPSSSPERGDARPKPPVKPKPCVLPKPAVPVKPVPGLRQTLSEVPSAEKINLLAGPKPYSSGAGSSVKRLSFSLKSPPKEATNGKEVLSPFSTMVKPCGEDGEAAGPAREPAAMEGTSGRECGESCTVRKSTAPFKVKPVLVAAKPERFPGTTVEEILAKIEKPNKEGPNSPERPRLVRSFFSQDGGTAVHLGPKGYTTFQRNASEGEQGGAESEDPVYKVSCEVEESRLSRNKEETTNSNGQHVPEPEQPARATERNLDFLSRDSSSRPSMSCDGGQLGNSSPSSPPGTYQPLSEFSSGFTPGSPSAAAEAAQAPGSPYIPAAISSIKAQFPPGSPDAPLGPLRSPVCSSLSVTQSPGSPPALPDPVPPECPSISFKTLTGHPIISGISDLTRRDPDVSLLPRQSASFTHAHGDHGPAPQQNLLQMSESPGSPSTSEYHVGSDQPPGSPTNKQVPSVLSGDHELLRNQVQMPFLNEDPQLSKLGLRRASEGVVQPQHKNTVREELGGSLAVLPSGGGHPFSSGGESNWSLSQSFEWSFSNQPVELGERRLGSPPQSPIQEAEDTVLLETELGVENLRHKGASEETGSQEQNRRGEEDEPEALGCSSGLCDSSDSQTNGKKSEGQLESPSALSISGPGGPSVQKEPASLELTTPIVAAEVGFQEEGDSFLPFSPTHEEGALQIMEPLSSVETAAPPAEPCILFSEHAQVQTAASCQEDDDALGLAQEGKAGDTDLRGAEPHPGSHWLDKLLASPPPSADDVKRRGLPKLEHPIGPEDLLGWSRKDLCSEFGIVEANRSAAFDVDWAPDISKVDWPGETEQDREFGPGTQDWSTSYNIGDTQRQDVEFGASQQDWTKGTPLLGGSSPKQEEWLTAYSSSCSDQQMKESDWSSTYSISTTEHQEGEPYVRKPGWPQLCTDVDDEGNSKHSTEKTGWSKQYNVDALERISWPNKCNVEISSCPEPEVNTSSSAESSKYPTDNLQGTKLNIGHSEGSDDAIEVISHNDPVSGSESVWPSESIAGCRAKQLQTELYASQLKQPTEYSSNTLESQGSIQQQPRPNTYGLDDSCSQDHIWSVKQSDWPSKYDLGVAQTSDGSFSAEKTDASSEHDDGQACWEKELSDIKKGNTTTSETGDLEFCTQSPVWADDYSLRKTCPQGSDFSAGTRDWVKDNDASRIEQKELFGATQKDRDGVFCPVDFPGQRLVVDLGATIDSQMDLSETLRTVGETEFRGVGEGQHECTPSLGFRHIDLETGCPNTSTESTEKEHQWFPSMDLEASSASPEAEETREPGVGQADFCYPFGTETMDLFNLRPKALSMTEEVGPVQMDCSDATLVECEDYSCHLKATGLGSDVMQHSETSGGSVDSFL